In Rutidosis leptorrhynchoides isolate AG116_Rl617_1_P2 unplaced genomic scaffold, CSIRO_AGI_Rlap_v1 contig130, whole genome shotgun sequence, the genomic window GTGGAACAAACATAGTAGTTGCTTGATCATTTCCTCTGTTTGATGCTAACTTGGGAGCATTAGCCTTGAAAATTAGAGTAGATAAGAAATTTCTATGCTTTGTAGCCCACAACAATGCCCAATTAGAGAGACAATGCGTGATGATTGAATAAAACTCTAGCGCAACAGCTCCGAGTAGCAAAATGAATGAAATTCCAATATCGAGCGTGAAATGTTGTTTTTGAGTAGTACCAACAACATAGAACGAGAATGCAATCAATGCAGAGCAGGAGCACAAGAAGCTGATGCCACGAAGAGTAACACCAGTAGTCGTTTTAAGTAGTGGTATCTTCGTGTAGAATTCGTCGTACAAGAATCCTATTTCAGTATCTACTAGCTTCAAGGTTGAACAATAGGATTTCAACACGGTTGAGAACCCTTCATATCTCACAAACTCATTAGGTAGTCTAAGGTGAAAGTCAAAAAAGAGAGGTTTGAAGAAGTAGAGCAATGTATAGGCTGTTTGGATATACCTAGCTTCAGATTTAGCACAAGTTTTCCTTACATGATCTTCTAAGTCTTCTAATGGGTTCTCCCATTTCATGAATTCTAACTCGCGTCTTGTACTAATAGAATACAATGACTGCTTTGACTCATAGTCACTTGCGTATCTTAGACTCCATATCCTTTCTCCATACTTTATGATTGCAGCCACAAACATCGGAATGGCAAGGTACGTAATGAAATTACCTTGAAATTTGCAAAAAACATACACAGCCACTGTGACTTGAAAGCAAAAGCCTAACAAGTGTCTCAGCCACAACTCGTCATCTTCTAAGGAGTATGCTGTAATGGAGTCGGGCCCTCCGAGATGTAATAGAAGGAATGGGGCCCAGAAAGCCGCGAGCTCAGTGAATGCCTCCTTATCACTTCTCATAAGGAAACCAAGAGAAGTGGTTGCTACCCAATCTGCCGATAAATATGTCAACCAAACGATAAAACTTTTGGTTGAACTATGCGATCTCAATCGATGGCCAAGTCCGACTAAAACAATCTGAAGAAATAGGCTGAGTAGAATCATGCCACGAATCTCCCATATACCCCAAAAATTCTTCACCTCATCAGAGAATCCATTCTGGACTTTTTTTGCCAACTCCACGAAGAGGAGACTTGGTGCGACTGATAATTCAAATATATAGCCATTACACTACGCTATATTAATGTATCTATATTGtcatattataaattttataatttcATTACATATAtgcattatcatgattattatcttGAAGTATGAAAATATTTTTTCCCAGAATATGCATATAACATACATGAATGATCTGAACACTTTACTGTTTGATTTAATTAGGAGGCGCTTATAATTACTACTTTATATCATTTATTCCTTCTAattaattttttttagttttttattttTCATCTAGATTATTAGTAAAAGAATAAGGGCACATGGTCTTATATATGTCCTAAAAAAATTCGAACATGATGGATTTAATAAGACTTTAATCGTTTCATTTGCACACTTTTGGTTTATAATTACTTTATGTAGTATTATTTATTCcttttaattaaatttttttattaatttatttttcatCTATACTATTAATAAAAGAATAAGGGCATGATCATCTAAATTGAAATTTAGAGTAATGTCATATGTCCTAAAAAATTCGAGCATGGCAGATTTAATAAGACTTCAATATTGACATATGACATAGTAATTGATAACGAAATATGAACATGAATCATTAATAGTAAAGTTAACAGAAAACTTAAGCTTAGGAgaagcaaaataattatacatgaAATGCGAGTCAGTTAGGAGAAAATAAATTACTTACTTAGAAGATGCATATTGACCAGTGCAATCAGAGTCTGGATGAACTGTTGTGAGCAACAACCTGATGAAATTTGAAAAATGATGTAGTAATTATTAAAGGATATACAAATTAATTTATAAAGTGGACAAAATGGAATTACCTCTGTTGGaagaaaataatataataatacttcaCATCCAAGTAATCCCAACCCCAAAGTAGAAGCAAATCACGGAATATTAATTTGTTAAAAGCGGATTTGTTTTTTATAGAAGTTTTATTCAATAATATTAAGAAACTaaatatactcaaaaaaatattaaGAAACAGAATACAAAATACAACATTTGGTCAAAATATTCGACAATTACACATGAAGTATCAGGGAGGAACCTAAATATAGTCGAACGGAAGGAGAACATACAAAAATCCTGGATTTAAACCTCCATGTCCTCAAATAAGGACAAAAAATCATGGCTATGTTCAACTTTCAAAATATTGTCGCAAACTATAATTACCCATAAGTTGATATTGTCACAGACGACAAACCTAAAACAACAGAGCGTTAGCATTGAGGTAATTATGACCGATATTAGGGCGAAATCGAAGAAATAGAATTAACTAATACCCGTGTTAACACTATCACAGACGATAGACCTAAGTCAACACGATTTTCATCGGATATTAGCTAAAACTATTAAAACGAAAACCACCCAAATAAGGGCTGCCACAAACCTCCACCACAAAGCCCAAAACAGTACAACAGACCAGGcccaataaaaaataaaaatgggcCCAAGCAGAATTCGGAATAAGTTTTAGCTAATTAAGCTCTAGCTGTACTAGTGGTACATGTATTAAGAATTTAATATCAACTAGCAAACCACTTAAATCGATTAGCAAACAGCTATACTTTAGCTAAAGAAAAGATTCATATACTGCCATTCATCTCCTGGATAACTTGTGATTCAAGCTTGAAAAACTAATGAATTAAGAAAGAGAAGCAGCATTTCACATTTCATCAAATGATCATATGAACTCCAAGCTTTCGGTTCAACTTGTGAAGCTACATTGTGAAGAATTTAAAGACTGATCATTGCTTCGGTATTTTCACCATGATAAATAAATTAACTTACCATTTTACCTTTACTAATAAAATATCTCCTGAGTATATATAAAATTCCGAAAGTAGTTGTTAGCTAGTTTCATCACGTACAGTTCTTGATAGTCTAAACAACAAGATTCATACGGCGGATCGGATAGCGACACTTACTCGCTCGGCCATTTCAATAACTAATAAAATTAACctttataaaagtaaaataaaaaattcTTATCTTATTTAGAAAATTCCTGTCTTCTTTTTACTAAAGCAAAAGCAGTCTGCAATGACTTTTTCCACATATGTTTTGCAATTGGAATTACTTGTCTGGCAGGATCATAGTTACGGATCCAAGGCCAGGAAATGGGTCATGAACCACGAAAATGTTGAGTTGCTATTACAAAATACAATGGTATATAATTATCAAAAACAATTGGGAACAAGATTTGAGGGATATATTAAATGGTGAATATATAAAATTAAACCATAAATCTAAAAAGTTAAATTAATTTACTTACTCATATTTAATTATTTCTCAATCACTTCGTGCGGTGACAGCTGGAACGAGAAATTACTCTCGCGGCTGTCCGCTGTGAGGATATCCGAGAGACCTTAAAAAAAAAACAACGATTTTTACTTTTCCTAACGCTAAATTTTAGCTTATCCAAACACACATTAAATTATACTGTAATAAATCTCTGGCAAATAAAAAAcctaaaatattattaattaattaatttttacatGTATTTGACAAAAACGAAGCACGTGCGAAAAATTGGAATCTACTCAATCAATAATTGGCCTTCTCTATCTTATTATATATAGAACCTCAAAAAAAGAAAGTCTATCTTATTATATATATAGAGTGCCATACTCCTCCCTTCCTCCCCTTTCTTATactataatactactactaattaaCTATCTTACATAAAAAAATAGCAATGGCCGGAATCGTGATTCTCAGCAAGGAAAAACTTGAGATGCTTTCCGAGTACATTTACCGTCAGGAAGCTTTAGCAATCCATAACATCCAATTTGATTCCGAAAACGCACGCGTGCTGTATCTCTACGCTTGCAAATCTAATCGCGAGACAGTATTGACTCTTGCGAACTCTACAGCTGATCTCGTGTGCGATGATAAATCCAAAGTCGCTAGCGACATCGCGGAATACATCAACGTAAGTTGCAATCTCGCACTCCAGACAGTCAGAGAACATTTTCTACGATCTGACTATCTGGAAAAAATCAAATCTTGCTCCGATTCGTTGATGTCGGAGTTCAGAGATTTGCAAGCTGGAAATGACCCATCTTGCAAATCGAAGCTGATGGAGAAGGTAACAAACATCAAGAATGTTGCTTTGGAGTTGGCAAAACAATATCAAAACCCGGCTGCTTCTATCCCTTTTACGAAAAAAATTGAAGGAGGATGGTGTGACCTATGAGGATCTTGTTGAAAGGTAGTACTGTAATATTctattttaattataaattaaatacttCAAAAATAACATTataaattaatttttttatttacactctccatatcaaaatatatatttttaaatttatttttatgaatatatatTTAGTTAATATCTTCCTCAagtgatatatatttatttgagttagatatatatatatatatttgagtgaaataaaaaattaaaaaattatctATTTTAATATGTAGCGATGATTAATAAATGCTTGAGATACTCAGTAATTTACAATTTTATGTCATGTAGGTCTCGTGGAAAGCTATTCCCAAACAAGTCATACGACCTATTCAAAGATCCCGAAAAGCTTGAGGTAAATAATTACAAGTTCGATTAATTAAGATGTTGTCAATTAttttttaaatattgttatttgtaATTATGTTTAGGTAAATAGAAACTTTTTGCTTTTTAATATAAAAATCAATATTGTTTTTAATTAAATATGTAGGTGTTCCAAGATATAATTGAGGCATCTGGTTTCGGAGGAATGCTTGCAAGTAAAATAGCAAAGCCCATGTGTGAACAAGGAATAGCCGCGATCCTCATCGGCGCAAGCATGGTGGTGTGGGAAATCGTTACAGGATTCGGAGCTTTCGTGGCTGGTCCGTTCGCTGGCTCTGGAGCTAACAATAGGACTACTAACGGCTTCATACCCGCCGAAGCAGCAATGCCTGATGGACTCGCCATTGCTCGTCAGATTGCACACGAGgcatgaaaatttaaaaaattaaataaaatcgcaTCTTCTACAAGTGTATTTGTGTTTCAGTCAGTTTAATTAGTTTGTGTTTGTATAATAATTTTCATGTGAAGTACCAATAACGGGGCGTGGATCAATGATTAAGATATTTTTTTAACGAAAAATTATGGGTTCGATTTTTTTGGGGAGCGGACTTTTGGTGGATAGATTATAAAAAAACTCATGTGAAGAATATCCTTTGTGTCTATGTAATGCCCTTTTTAATTTTTTGTATTAAGGTATTAATTTTATGTAATAATTACTTATTGTTACTTATGTAGTAAATAATATCCTTTGTGTACTATGTAATGCCCTTTTTAATTTTTTGTATTAAGGTATAAATTTTATGTAATAATTTTTATTGTCACTTATGTAGTAAATGGTAATTTAATATCTATATCCTTTACACCGATGAATAATTATGAAGTGCGAGTTCCCCAATCCTCACTTTCTTGATGATAAaacctttttttaaaaaaattatattcTTAATCCGCGAACGCTCTACTCGAACCCTGATCTACTCGAACCCTGATCTTATTTATTGAATAAGACGCTATTACCATAAGGGCATAAAACATTAAtgtgttttgaaaaaaaaatatatttttaaatcaaATTTATGGACAATGCTATTCCCATTAACATAATTGTTAAATATACTTAAAAAATATTTTTGCGACGGGATTTTCCGTCTCTGATAAGATTTAGTGATGAGAAGTCTCGTCGCAAAAAAATATTTTTAGTGTATTTAACAATTATGTTAGT contains:
- the LOC139881203 gene encoding uncharacterized protein, whose amino-acid sequence is MILLSLFLQIVLVGLGHRLRSHSSTKSFIVWLTYLSADWVATTSLGFLMRSDKEAFTELAAFWAPFLLLHLGGPDSITAYSLEDDELWLRHLLGFCFQVTVAVYVFCKFQGNFITYLAIPMFVAAIIKYGERIWSLRYASDYESKQSLYSISTRRELEFMKWENPLEDLEDHVRKTCAKSEARYIQTAYTLLYFFKPLFFDFHLRLPNEFVRYEGFSTVLKSYCSTLKLVDTEIGFLYDEFYTKIPLLKTTTGVTLRGISFLCSCSALIAFSFYVVGTTQKQHFTLDIGISFILLLGAVALEFYSIITHCLSNWALLWATKHRNFLSTLIFKANAPKLASNRGNDQATTMFVPQHSLLDNFVLMVYFKPENSLMKYFSTTWRKIECGSSIQNHLLESVGDHDSQHKYDSNEDYKLGFLERQLDKRIRDDGIRRACIKMLTPQRGFGECIITWHLVTELCYRLDKHNNLLEVEAIASKVLSDYMFYILTSQSSLLVNKGNYWTILQDTCINVSINLEVDGASKIRNLLQKVEIFDTVQFQTCGNSVLPDAMMLAQSLQRNWTSTERWRLIREIWVDILAHVSQTCPVKEHIQYLGRGGDLLTRKYLSMAHQGLGSKIHLLQNDQDFPHGPSFYEFAMQLQPVEVGRKELSVDINAPCFYVIGYLICVKCISEWMCKYYPSLDWD
- the LOC139881204 gene encoding uncharacterized protein, whose protein sequence is MAGIVILSKEKLEMLSEYIYRQEALAIHNIQFDSENARVLYLYACKSNRETVLTLANSTADLVCDDKSKVASDIAEYINVSCNLALQTVREHFLRSDYLEKIKSCSDSLMSEFRDLQAGNDPSCKSKLMEKVTNIKNVALELAKQYQNPAASIPFTKKIEGGWSRGKLFPNKSYDLFKDPEKLEVFQDIIEASGFGGMLASKIAKPMCEQGIAAILIGASMVVWEIVTGFGAFVAGPFAGSGANNRTTNGFIPAEAAMPDGLAIARQIAHEA